In one Candidatus Eisenbacteria bacterium genomic region, the following are encoded:
- a CDS encoding type II toxin-antitoxin system HicA family toxin — translation MPKIGHFPGTDVCRILKQHGFRQVRQRGSHVVMQRKDGASTVTVPVPIHCEIRIGTLLSIIRQSGVQRTAFEI, via the coding sequence ATGCCTAAGATCGGACATTTTCCCGGGACCGACGTCTGCCGTATATTGAAGCAACATGGATTCCGGCAAGTGCGACAACGCGGCAGTCATGTGGTGATGCAGCGAAAAGACGGAGCTTCCACCGTGACCGTCCCCGTCCCGATCCACTGCGAGATACGGATCGGCACGCTCCTTTCCATTATCCGGCAATCCGGTGTGCAACGCACAGCCTTTGAGATCTGA